In one window of Chryseobacterium viscerum DNA:
- a CDS encoding ABC transporter ATP-binding protein, whose product MNTLSINNLSLTYKNGFQAIKNISLDIKNGMFGLLGPNGAGKSSLMKTIVGLQKPTSGTLVFNGVDIIKNPDYIKQNLGFLPQDFGVYPKVSAYDLLEHIAILKGITDKKLRKNQILGLLEKVNLSDFAKKEVHTFSGGMKQRFGVAQALLGDPKIIIVDEPTAGLDPEERNRFNTLLNDISQDIIVILSTHLVEDVRNLCSEMAVMNHGQILRKGNPGKLITELENKIWSKPIDKTELETYSSSYEIISRQLLERELHVTVFSENSPKDFSSVTPLLEHVYFHTLTQKP is encoded by the coding sequence ATGAATACATTATCTATCAACAATCTTAGTCTTACCTATAAAAATGGTTTCCAGGCTATTAAGAACATTTCTCTGGACATCAAAAACGGAATGTTCGGGCTACTTGGTCCCAACGGAGCTGGAAAATCGTCTTTGATGAAAACCATTGTGGGGCTTCAGAAACCAACATCAGGAACCTTGGTTTTCAATGGAGTGGATATTATTAAGAATCCCGATTATATTAAACAGAATCTCGGATTTCTTCCTCAGGATTTTGGAGTATATCCCAAAGTTTCAGCCTATGATCTACTAGAACATATTGCCATTTTGAAAGGCATTACCGACAAAAAACTACGTAAAAATCAGATTCTGGGTCTGCTTGAAAAGGTCAACCTTTCTGATTTTGCTAAAAAAGAAGTACACACCTTTTCAGGAGGGATGAAACAACGTTTTGGCGTTGCACAGGCATTATTGGGAGATCCAAAAATTATTATTGTAGATGAACCCACCGCAGGACTGGATCCCGAAGAACGAAACCGATTCAATACATTACTCAATGATATCAGCCAGGATATTATCGTCATATTGTCAACTCACCTCGTTGAAGATGTCCGAAATCTGTGTTCAGAAATGGCAGTAATGAACCATGGACAGATTCTCAGAAAAGGGAATCCGGGAAAATTAATCACAGAACTGGAAAACAAAATCTGGTCAAAACCTATTGACAAAACCGAACTGGAAACGTATAGTTCCAGCTATGAAATCATCAGCAGGCAGCTTCTCGAAAGAGAGCTTCACGTTACTGTATTTTCTGAAAATTCTCCTAAAGATTTTAGTTCTGTAACTCCTTTACTGGAGCACGTTTATTTCCATACACTCACCCAAAAACCTTAA
- a CDS encoding TfoX/Sxy family protein, with product MAYSTELADRVRERLSMENNMDVQEKKMFSGLSFLVNGKMCINISHDNLMCRYNPELEDEVSEKKGFLPMIMKGKQLNGYCYVEPIGFQKADDFEYWIKICLDYNPLAKASKKK from the coding sequence ATGGCTTACAGTACTGAACTTGCCGACCGGGTACGTGAACGGCTTTCGATGGAAAATAATATGGATGTCCAGGAAAAGAAAATGTTCAGCGGACTGTCTTTTCTGGTGAACGGAAAGATGTGTATTAACATCAGTCATGATAATCTGATGTGCCGCTATAATCCGGAACTGGAAGATGAGGTTTCGGAAAAGAAAGGTTTTCTGCCAATGATAATGAAAGGGAAGCAGTTAAACGGATATTGCTATGTAGAACCCATTGGTTTCCAAAAAGCAGATGATTTTGAATACTGGATCAAAATATGTCTTGATTATAATCCGTTGGCGAAGGCTTCGAAGAAGAAGTAA
- a CDS encoding helix-turn-helix domain-containing protein, giving the protein MPIIVNLDVMLAKRKMQSKELAEKLGITPVNLSILKTGKAKGVRFDTLEAICKILECQPGDILEFKE; this is encoded by the coding sequence ATGCCAATTATAGTCAACTTAGATGTGATGCTTGCCAAACGAAAAATGCAGAGTAAAGAATTGGCAGAAAAACTGGGTATCACACCCGTCAACCTCTCTATCCTGAAAACCGGCAAAGCCAAAGGAGTGCGCTTCGATACCCTTGAAGCCATCTGCAAAATCCTGGAATGCCAGCCGGGAGATATTCTTGAATTTAAAGAGTAG
- a CDS encoding ABC transporter permease/M1 family aminopeptidase, with the protein MNIIFLFEAGRTTKHWLTYLVALLLIGLGIFCGSQFNLSVGEGIYLNSPYTIGFMTGMLSLAVIFFAAVYALQLLFKDQDSKFDHILFSFPFSKSAYLKGKFTAYFLQTLVSFSFLMTGFLIGQIMRTGSEMQESFNILHYIYPLLIFGFINSLFVCSFLFLISLIIRKKLLVVVGGLLLYVFYMIILLFSNSPFMVGSLPQSLETQQFSALIDPFGLSAYFMEARELNSHQKNIQMVPFTGYLLFNRLLFILLSAGILLLSLRLFSFSNTSGKKVKTSENIQSLSETSTSEYSTVSTNFRRLASFQAVFSFVKTDLTYLFKSVAVPAVTILLLFCVGMEMYAEIEKGIRLPQKYAGSGLMATTISENFHLLGLLISVYFLNDIFWRSRSSGFFLIENSTYYSKNRLTGHFISISFLLFFFTGILIAQGIVFQAAYQYFHIDWNAYLSVFLFNTFPLILFSGLILLINDRIPNKFIALGISILAVFVLSGPVSGKIISYPLFRIFSDFKGTYSDFSGYGIYEKAFAQRLLFGVGIVCTLWVLNRLIRIKKISIMVSALCILLLISGIFAGISFMKGYVPKDKDQSLLSSVEYEKNFRKYENLPQPDISDITTEIKLYTSKNAYQIVGKYTLINQTSQPINTILVNFNEDLKLESAVLTSDNEANKIDKNITEVSLKQAIQPGKTASLNFTLSYQWAAVNGHQSFNAIIENGSFMRISRYYPTIGYQKDYEIQDEKQRSQFKLGKLTELKQPEAPEVVKKDFINLNMMVSTDGDQTAIGTGDLVKKWTKSGRHYFQYKADQIPFRFAVSSAKYEIKSENYKGITINVFYHKKHYENVDHLLENAKLTLDYCQQNFGYYPFKNINFAEISSFTKGFAATAYPSAVFMPEDMVFHANIQADKKQDVINELAGHELSHLWWGNSQINPDDREGSVMLTETLAMYTEMMLYKKMHGREKMMERIKVHQQIYDNEKGLSENVPIYKATGDVPHISYSKGAAAMVELSNLIGEDKVNMALKSFLNNNQYPRKSTSLDLINEFYRVSPDVSTRKQIDRLFKTTENITFTSGAKNASTKEKHK; encoded by the coding sequence ATGAACATCATATTTTTATTCGAAGCCGGGCGCACTACCAAGCATTGGCTCACCTATCTTGTGGCCTTACTTTTAATTGGTCTCGGTATTTTTTGCGGGAGCCAGTTCAATCTTTCAGTAGGAGAAGGAATTTATTTAAACTCACCTTACACCATCGGTTTTATGACCGGAATGCTGAGCCTTGCCGTTATTTTTTTTGCTGCTGTGTATGCCTTGCAACTGTTGTTTAAAGATCAGGATTCAAAATTTGACCATATTCTGTTTTCATTTCCATTTTCAAAGTCCGCTTATCTGAAAGGGAAATTCACTGCTTATTTTCTTCAGACATTAGTAAGCTTTTCATTTCTGATGACGGGATTTCTCATAGGACAAATCATGCGAACCGGAAGTGAAATGCAGGAAAGTTTTAATATCCTACATTATATCTACCCATTATTGATCTTCGGGTTTATCAATAGCTTGTTTGTCTGCAGTTTTCTTTTTCTCATTTCATTAATTATCAGGAAAAAACTGCTGGTTGTAGTAGGCGGACTGCTGCTGTATGTATTTTATATGATTATTTTACTGTTTTCCAACTCTCCTTTTATGGTAGGAAGTTTACCTCAGTCCTTAGAAACACAGCAATTTTCAGCTTTGATTGATCCTTTTGGACTGTCTGCTTATTTTATGGAAGCCCGTGAGCTTAATTCACATCAGAAAAATATTCAGATGGTTCCTTTTACAGGTTATCTGTTATTCAACAGGCTCTTATTTATCCTTCTATCAGCGGGAATTCTTCTCCTTTCACTCAGGTTATTTTCATTCTCCAATACATCCGGAAAGAAAGTAAAAACTTCGGAAAATATTCAGTCATTATCTGAAACGAGTACATCAGAATACTCAACTGTTTCTACTAATTTTAGAAGGTTGGCTTCTTTTCAGGCAGTATTTTCTTTTGTGAAAACAGATCTTACCTATCTCTTCAAAAGTGTTGCTGTTCCGGCTGTTACTATTCTCCTGTTATTTTGTGTCGGCATGGAAATGTATGCCGAGATTGAAAAAGGAATCCGTCTTCCTCAGAAATATGCCGGTTCGGGACTTATGGCAACAACCATTTCAGAGAACTTTCATCTGCTTGGCCTCCTAATTTCAGTCTATTTTCTGAATGATATATTCTGGAGAAGCCGGTCTTCCGGATTTTTCCTGATTGAAAACAGTACTTATTACTCAAAAAACAGATTAACCGGGCATTTTATTTCAATCAGTTTTCTGTTGTTTTTCTTTACAGGAATTCTAATTGCTCAGGGAATTGTCTTTCAGGCCGCTTATCAGTATTTTCATATTGACTGGAATGCTTATCTCAGTGTTTTCTTGTTCAATACTTTTCCTCTGATTTTATTTTCAGGATTGATTTTGTTGATTAATGACCGGATTCCCAATAAATTCATTGCACTTGGTATTTCTATTCTTGCAGTTTTTGTATTGTCAGGCCCTGTTTCCGGCAAAATTATCTCCTATCCTCTTTTCAGGATATTTTCAGATTTTAAAGGTACTTACAGTGATTTTAGCGGCTATGGAATCTACGAAAAGGCTTTTGCACAAAGGCTTCTGTTCGGTGTTGGTATCGTCTGTACTTTATGGGTACTTAATCGTTTAATAAGGATTAAAAAAATTTCTATCATGGTTTCCGCACTCTGTATTCTTCTGCTGATTTCAGGAATCTTTGCAGGAATATCATTTATGAAAGGTTATGTTCCTAAAGATAAAGACCAGTCCCTCTTAAGTTCTGTAGAATATGAAAAAAACTTCCGGAAATATGAAAATCTTCCACAGCCTGACATCTCTGATATTACAACAGAAATTAAGCTTTATACCTCAAAAAACGCCTATCAGATTGTTGGAAAATACACCCTTATCAACCAAACCAGCCAACCCATCAACACAATACTCGTCAATTTTAATGAGGATTTAAAGCTTGAATCCGCTGTATTAACTTCTGATAATGAAGCAAATAAAATTGATAAAAACATTACAGAAGTCTCATTAAAACAGGCTATTCAGCCGGGCAAAACTGCTTCCCTGAACTTCACACTCTCTTATCAATGGGCTGCTGTAAACGGTCATCAATCCTTTAATGCTATTATTGAAAACGGATCTTTTATGAGAATCAGCAGGTATTACCCCACCATCGGCTATCAAAAGGATTATGAAATTCAGGATGAAAAGCAACGCAGCCAATTCAAATTAGGGAAACTCACAGAACTGAAACAACCGGAAGCTCCTGAAGTGGTAAAAAAAGATTTTATTAATCTCAACATGATGGTTTCTACTGATGGCGATCAGACGGCCATTGGCACAGGAGATCTGGTAAAGAAATGGACAAAATCCGGACGCCATTATTTCCAGTATAAAGCAGATCAGATTCCTTTCCGGTTTGCCGTTTCATCAGCTAAATATGAAATAAAAAGTGAGAACTATAAAGGAATCACCATCAATGTCTTTTATCATAAAAAGCATTATGAAAACGTAGATCATCTTCTTGAAAATGCTAAGCTTACTTTAGATTACTGTCAGCAAAATTTCGGGTATTATCCTTTTAAGAACATCAATTTTGCGGAGATTTCCTCTTTTACCAAAGGTTTTGCGGCTACAGCCTATCCTTCTGCAGTCTTTATGCCGGAAGATATGGTGTTCCATGCCAACATACAGGCAGATAAGAAACAGGATGTCATCAATGAACTGGCAGGTCATGAGCTTTCCCATCTCTGGTGGGGAAACAGCCAGATTAATCCCGATGACAGAGAAGGTTCTGTAATGCTTACCGAAACTCTGGCTATGTATACGGAAATGATGCTTTACAAGAAAATGCACGGCAGAGAAAAAATGATGGAAAGAATCAAAGTTCATCAGCAGATCTATGATAATGAAAAAGGATTATCCGAGAATGTTCCCATCTATAAAGCTACGGGAGATGTTCCTCATATTTCTTATTCCAAAGGAGCTGCCGCAATGGTTGAATTGAGCAATTTAATTGGGGAAGACAAGGTAAATATGGCTTTAAAAAGTTTTCTCAACAACAATCAATATCCCAGGAAGTCTACTTCACTGGATCTGATCAATGAATTTTACAGAGTTTCTCCTGATGTTTCTACAAGAAAACAAATCGACAGATTATTTAAGACCACAGAAAATATAACTTTTACTTCAGGGGCGAAAAACGCTTCTACAAAGGAAAAACATAAATAG
- a CDS encoding DUF2975 domain-containing protein: protein MNQTKIISRILFYICSLLSAGYLITFVYSLFCLITGFSITPYKEGQFLHINYPFTEQPFLNIESNYPYMIFSFILVLITYGIFFWLSARVFKVFFQQKLFTQENIIRLKKFYLYNIFIPLPLVIIASFFVEVESMIWGLVFIHFMLGIFCLFLANIFKQGLHLQNEQDLFI, encoded by the coding sequence ATGAACCAGACCAAAATTATTTCAAGGATTTTATTTTATATCTGCTCCTTACTTTCGGCCGGATATTTAATCACTTTTGTGTATTCCTTATTCTGTTTGATCACTGGATTTTCGATTACACCTTATAAAGAAGGACAGTTCCTTCATATCAATTATCCGTTTACAGAACAACCGTTTCTGAATATCGAAAGCAATTATCCGTATATGATCTTTTCTTTTATACTGGTACTCATTACTTATGGAATCTTTTTCTGGTTATCTGCCAGGGTTTTCAAAGTATTTTTCCAGCAGAAACTGTTTACTCAGGAAAATATCATCCGGCTTAAGAAATTTTACCTGTACAACATTTTCATCCCGCTTCCGCTGGTGATTATCGCGAGTTTCTTTGTGGAAGTAGAAAGTATGATATGGGGACTGGTGTTTATTCACTTTATGCTTGGAATTTTCTGCCTGTTTCTTGCGAATATCTTTAAGCAAGGACTACATTTGCAAAACGAACAAGACCTATTTATTTAA